In the genome of Balneola sp., one region contains:
- a CDS encoding MFS transporter gives MATPGKGNSVYIAAITFVATLGGLLFGFDSGVINGTVDGLQEAFNSDSVATGFNVASMLLGCAVGAFFAGRLADQFGRRTLLIVSAVFFIISAWGSGIANASLPFIIFRILGGFAVGAASVMSPAYISEIAPAHLRGRLSSIQQVAIITGLFVAFISNYFLADVAGSALSEFWLGYEAWRWMFWMELIPASVFLVALMFIPESPRFFAVSNNQEKALEVLTKLFGEEEAKVKLDEINESLGAHEKPKFSDLLDTITKKIRPIVWVGIGLAVFQQLVGINVVFYYGAVLWQSVGFSEGDALLINVISGAVSIGAVLISMYLIDKIGRKPLLWVGSIGMAITLSIMCATFFTATLDANGNLQLTGSMGVLALISANLYVAFFNGSWGPVMWVLLGEMFPNKLRGSGLAVSGLSQWVANFAITMTFPILLTSIGLSGAYGIYAAFAFISIVFVRKMVKETKGLELEDMNKLWGIEE, from the coding sequence ATGGCAACTCCCGGCAAAGGAAATAGTGTTTATATCGCTGCAATTACATTTGTAGCAACCCTTGGAGGACTTCTCTTCGGCTTCGATAGTGGGGTAATTAATGGAACCGTTGATGGACTCCAGGAGGCCTTCAATTCTGATAGTGTAGCTACCGGATTCAATGTAGCTTCGATGTTGCTGGGTTGTGCGGTTGGTGCTTTTTTTGCAGGAAGACTTGCGGATCAATTTGGGCGCCGGACTCTTCTTATCGTGTCTGCTGTATTCTTCATTATTTCTGCCTGGGGATCAGGAATAGCCAATGCTTCCCTTCCCTTTATCATATTTCGAATACTTGGCGGATTTGCAGTAGGTGCTGCCAGTGTAATGTCTCCGGCTTATATAAGTGAAATAGCTCCAGCCCATCTACGTGGACGATTGTCTTCTATTCAGCAAGTGGCCATTATTACAGGTTTATTTGTCGCCTTTATAAGCAATTACTTTTTAGCTGATGTTGCTGGTTCTGCCCTTTCAGAATTTTGGCTGGGATATGAAGCCTGGCGTTGGATGTTCTGGATGGAATTGATTCCTGCTTCTGTTTTCTTGGTGGCATTAATGTTCATTCCGGAAAGCCCTCGGTTTTTTGCTGTTTCGAATAACCAGGAAAAGGCACTGGAAGTACTTACCAAACTATTTGGTGAAGAAGAAGCAAAAGTGAAGCTCGATGAAATCAACGAATCTTTAGGAGCTCATGAGAAACCTAAGTTCTCTGACCTTCTTGATACCATTACAAAAAAAATCCGCCCCATAGTTTGGGTAGGTATTGGATTAGCTGTATTTCAGCAATTAGTTGGTATTAACGTGGTATTCTATTACGGTGCCGTGTTATGGCAATCGGTTGGATTCTCTGAAGGCGATGCACTCCTCATTAATGTAATCTCGGGAGCTGTAAGTATTGGTGCAGTGCTTATCTCCATGTACCTGATTGATAAGATAGGACGAAAGCCTCTGCTTTGGGTAGGCTCTATTGGTATGGCGATTACACTTTCCATTATGTGTGCGACTTTCTTCACTGCTACTCTCGATGCAAACGGAAATCTACAGCTAACCGGCTCAATGGGTGTATTAGCCCTCATCTCAGCCAATCTATATGTTGCCTTCTTTAATGGATCATGGGGGCCTGTAATGTGGGTATTACTGGGTGAGATGTTCCCTAATAAATTACGAGGCTCTGGTCTGGCAGTGAGTGGGCTATCTCAATGGGTAGCTAATTTTGCGATTACCATGACTTTCCCAATCCTACTTACTAGTATTGGATTATCCGGAGCTTATGGCATATATGCCGCCTTTGCATTCATCTCCATCGTTTTTGTTCGAAAAATGGTGAAAGAAACCAAGGGGCTCGAACTTGAGGATATGAACAAGCTCTGGGGGATTGAGGAGTGA
- a CDS encoding T9SS C-terminal target domain-containing protein: MVSKRKVKFIGVLFLLLSSISVEAQEYATRTFYGQKLEPINGIMHGAGQDPGIHGGYRQSFFDDYVSEMDSSELPMIYMYYESISGIEEGWADELRKKLLKYGDRLIALQFGVYLVNQEHLVPSALLDNELDIWLDGLEELGLPVYARIGYEFNGPWNDYSSVHYINSFKYITDKLREREKIEAATVWNLAVEGYQNYMDYYPGDEYVDWWSINYFSKDDVNLSLSDDFLADAHEHGKPVIIGESTPRYIGVTDGQDDWDEWFVPFFNHVAIQPGIKMTGYINWEWADQSIEPVWNTWGDARLASNQVVAQNYRDEMNDSLYLHLGSDRVFREALGHTETDLPGTVTNLRIESTRYPVRLSWDESSDTSGIARYLLYNGEEFYSFTGNTSYEFRELSFGDSLNISVIAVDRAGNRSVLSEPILIKEDTESVSDDLIENSEFDDQDSFWNFNRAAGSFTTVEFSIDTNSVISGKYSALTDVTRSSSVNFHIMIEQETELVPGHSYQVRYKAKASGVTEMETWVQETTGNFYYLDEPVSLSQQVQSYAHSFSVPQSHDTETSTFLRFMMGISGTNKVWIDEVSVFDLGITVNNERNTELPAATELYQNYPNPFNPTTKISYSLSLPTLVSLTVYNVQGVEVAKLVEEPKLQGSHTLVFDASNLSSGVYFYRLKAGSETITRKMLLIK; this comes from the coding sequence ATGGTAAGTAAACGGAAAGTGAAGTTTATTGGGGTATTATTTCTATTGTTGAGTTCTATTTCAGTAGAAGCCCAGGAGTATGCTACAAGAACTTTTTATGGGCAAAAACTGGAGCCTATAAATGGAATCATGCATGGAGCTGGTCAGGATCCTGGAATCCATGGTGGGTACAGGCAGTCCTTTTTTGATGATTATGTCTCAGAGATGGATAGCAGTGAATTACCGATGATTTACATGTACTATGAAAGCATTAGTGGTATCGAAGAAGGGTGGGCCGATGAATTGCGTAAGAAGCTTCTTAAGTATGGCGACCGTTTAATTGCTCTTCAATTTGGAGTATACCTGGTAAACCAGGAGCATCTTGTTCCAAGTGCTTTGCTCGACAATGAACTCGATATTTGGCTGGATGGGCTGGAAGAGCTCGGGCTCCCGGTATATGCTCGCATTGGATACGAATTTAATGGTCCATGGAATGATTATTCTAGCGTTCACTACATAAACTCATTCAAGTACATCACCGATAAGTTGAGGGAAAGGGAAAAGATAGAAGCTGCGACTGTATGGAATCTTGCTGTAGAAGGGTATCAAAACTATATGGATTATTATCCGGGAGACGAATATGTGGATTGGTGGTCAATCAATTATTTTTCAAAAGATGATGTCAATCTCTCTTTGAGCGACGATTTTCTAGCTGATGCACATGAACATGGTAAGCCTGTAATTATTGGCGAATCTACTCCAAGATACATTGGAGTTACTGATGGTCAGGATGATTGGGATGAATGGTTCGTACCATTTTTTAATCATGTAGCTATTCAACCGGGAATCAAGATGACAGGCTATATCAATTGGGAATGGGCTGACCAAAGTATTGAACCGGTTTGGAACACATGGGGAGATGCTCGGCTAGCATCCAACCAGGTCGTAGCTCAAAACTATAGAGATGAGATGAACGACAGCCTTTATCTCCATCTTGGGAGTGACCGCGTGTTTCGTGAAGCCCTAGGTCATACCGAAACAGACCTTCCTGGTACAGTAACAAACCTGAGAATTGAGAGCACGAGATACCCGGTTCGGTTGAGTTGGGATGAATCTTCAGATACTTCGGGTATAGCCCGATACCTGCTGTATAATGGGGAAGAGTTTTATTCTTTTACAGGTAACACCAGTTATGAATTTAGAGAGTTGTCTTTCGGGGATTCGCTGAATATCTCAGTAATAGCAGTAGACAGGGCCGGAAACAGATCTGTGTTATCAGAACCGATTTTGATAAAAGAAGACACAGAATCTGTCAGCGATGATCTTATTGAAAATTCTGAGTTTGATGATCAGGATTCGTTTTGGAACTTCAACAGAGCTGCGGGAAGCTTTACAACTGTGGAGTTTTCAATAGATACAAATTCAGTGATAAGTGGTAAATATTCTGCTCTCACTGATGTTACCCGAAGTTCTAGTGTCAACTTTCATATTATGATCGAACAGGAAACGGAACTTGTACCAGGGCATTCTTATCAGGTCAGATATAAAGCGAAAGCTTCGGGAGTAACAGAAATGGAAACCTGGGTTCAGGAGACTACAGGAAATTTTTACTATTTGGATGAACCAGTATCGTTAAGTCAGCAGGTTCAAAGCTATGCACATTCCTTTAGTGTTCCTCAAAGTCATGATACAGAGACCAGTACATTCCTAAGATTTATGATGGGAATATCTGGTACTAATAAGGTTTGGATTGATGAGGTTTCAGTTTTTGATCTGGGGATAACTGTGAATAATGAGCGAAACACCGAACTTCCTGCAGCCACTGAGCTCTACCAGAATTATCCAAATCCTTTTAACCCAACCACAAAGATTAGTTACTCATTGAGTTTACCAACTCTTGTCTCACTTACAGTATATAATGTTCAGGGGGTTGAGGTAGCTAAATTGGTTGAAGAACCAAAACTGCAAGGATCGCATACCCTGGTTTTTGATGCATCCAATCTTTCAAGTGGGGTTTACTTTTATCGTTTGAAGGCTGGATCGGAAACCATCACCCGAAAAATGCTTCTTATCAAGTAG
- a CDS encoding carbohydrate kinase yields the protein MSSAKVICYGEVLWDALPKGIYLGGSPLNVALNLSYLGIDSSIISATGTDLLGNLAVKSISKKGLKTELIQRNEYPTGLVEVDIDTNGIPEYLIHENVAWDHIKLNETMANALSESAYLMFGTLAFRGRSGSTLRELLKTYKGKVVLDVNLRAPFYNEDLVDEALSLANVLKLNEDELAQILTWKNRNDDYESALHWLSDQYELETILLSLGGKGAYILKDGAIAKKGRYYVKVRDTVGAGDAFLAGAIHGLLNGKNAFDTICFANAVGAFVASRNGATPVLNMSKIEIYLKYGK from the coding sequence ATGTCTTCTGCTAAAGTAATCTGTTATGGTGAAGTATTATGGGATGCACTTCCAAAAGGGATTTATCTGGGAGGATCACCATTAAATGTAGCACTGAACCTTTCTTATCTGGGAATAGATTCCTCCATTATAAGTGCAACAGGTACCGACTTGTTAGGAAACCTTGCTGTTAAATCAATTTCTAAAAAAGGACTCAAAACAGAGTTGATACAACGAAATGAATACCCCACAGGCCTGGTAGAAGTGGACATAGACACAAATGGAATTCCGGAGTATTTAATTCATGAGAATGTAGCCTGGGATCATATCAAGCTCAATGAAACTATGGCCAATGCTCTGTCTGAATCAGCTTATCTAATGTTTGGGACTCTTGCTTTCAGAGGTAGATCAGGTAGTACACTGAGAGAACTATTGAAGACTTATAAAGGAAAAGTAGTACTGGATGTTAATCTGAGAGCACCTTTTTATAATGAAGACTTGGTTGACGAAGCACTTAGTCTGGCAAATGTACTCAAACTCAATGAAGATGAGTTAGCTCAGATCTTAACCTGGAAAAACAGAAATGATGATTATGAAAGTGCTCTTCATTGGCTTAGTGATCAATATGAATTAGAAACGATTCTTCTTTCCTTAGGAGGTAAAGGAGCCTATATCCTCAAGGACGGCGCAATAGCTAAAAAGGGACGTTACTATGTAAAGGTGCGAGATACAGTAGGTGCCGGGGATGCTTTTCTTGCCGGAGCTATACATGGGCTGCTAAATGGTAAGAATGCTTTTGATACTATCTGTTTTGCGAATGCTGTTGGAGCTTTTGTAGCAAGCAGAAATGGAGCCACTCCGGTTCTAAATATGTCTAAGATTGAAATCTATTTAAAATATGGTAAGTAA
- a CDS encoding DinB family protein, giving the protein MKNRKQLQNELNDAFDTVIEFVRLQDRADFQKTLREESWSTGQQLLHLIKSVAPLNKGMKIPKILLKWRFGKTDRPEMSYEELAKTYKAKLDEGAISPAEYIPRIIQADQKEMLLARYEREKISLIKTLESWNEKQLSEQIAPHPILGMLTIREMMYFTIYHTYHHLASMKKISEGI; this is encoded by the coding sequence ATGAAAAACAGAAAACAACTCCAGAATGAATTGAATGATGCATTTGATACGGTTATTGAATTTGTTCGCTTACAAGACAGGGCAGATTTTCAAAAAACTCTCAGAGAGGAAAGCTGGAGTACAGGGCAACAATTGCTCCATCTCATAAAGAGTGTAGCTCCGCTAAATAAGGGAATGAAGATCCCCAAAATCCTTTTGAAATGGAGATTCGGTAAAACTGACCGACCAGAAATGAGCTATGAAGAGTTAGCTAAAACCTATAAGGCTAAACTGGATGAAGGGGCTATTTCTCCAGCTGAGTATATTCCGAGAATAATACAGGCAGATCAAAAAGAGATGTTGCTCGCACGATATGAACGAGAAAAAATAAGTCTGATTAAAACTCTGGAAAGCTGGAATGAGAAACAACTAAGTGAACAGATTGCTCCACACCCCATCCTGGGGATGCTTACCATAAGAGAGATGATGTACTTTACGATCTATCATACCTACCATCATTTAGCGAGCATGAAAAAAATTTCGGAAGGCATTTGA
- a CDS encoding TetR/AcrR family transcriptional regulator produces the protein MTEKQETILQSALELFSKEGFHATSTNKVAKHAGVSEGLIFRHFENKAGLLEAILKKAEDKFKINYANIVFESDPKEKIRKTILLPFQIEKKDYEFWRLIMKLKWEMGHNSEEKLKPLIQAVTSAFEELGNTNPKLEAELLIQTIDGIGASLLRDSVEDKEGLKKLILNKYGY, from the coding sequence ATGACTGAGAAACAAGAAACCATATTACAATCAGCACTAGAACTTTTTTCCAAGGAAGGCTTCCATGCTACTTCTACAAATAAAGTGGCTAAACATGCCGGAGTATCCGAAGGGCTTATCTTCCGACATTTTGAAAATAAGGCCGGACTATTGGAAGCCATACTCAAAAAAGCCGAGGATAAGTTCAAGATCAATTATGCTAATATTGTTTTTGAGTCCGATCCAAAAGAGAAAATCCGAAAGACTATCCTTCTTCCCTTCCAGATTGAAAAGAAAGATTATGAGTTCTGGAGGCTCATTATGAAGCTAAAATGGGAAATGGGGCATAACTCGGAAGAAAAACTTAAACCCCTTATTCAGGCAGTAACTTCTGCATTTGAAGAGCTAGGAAACACTAATCCTAAACTTGAAGCCGAACTATTGATTCAAACCATTGATGGAATAGGAGCTTCTTTGCTAAGGGATTCTGTAGAGGATAAGGAAGGATTGAAGAAATTGATTCTTAATAAATATGGGTACTAA
- a CDS encoding SDR family NAD(P)-dependent oxidoreductase codes for MNTQKVALVTGASAGIGKATAKQLLKDGLIVYVVARRLENMKDLEELGAKAIKMDITIEEDILDVVSQIKKEHHGVDILVNNAGYAIYGSVEETSIEDARRQFEVNIFGLARLTQLVLPYMREQKAGKIINVSSVGGKIYTPLGAWYHGTKHALEGWSDSLRLEVSQFGIDVVIIQPGFIVTEFGDVMSQPMIERSGSGPYKSMVQSLVNALKDGNEKPGAGSPPSVIADVISKAVKSNRPKTRYAAGSRAKPLLFIRRWFSDRFFDRAILSQIK; via the coding sequence ATGAATACACAAAAAGTAGCACTGGTTACTGGTGCATCAGCAGGGATTGGAAAAGCTACCGCTAAGCAATTATTGAAGGATGGATTAATTGTATATGTTGTCGCACGCAGGCTTGAAAACATGAAAGACCTGGAAGAATTGGGAGCTAAAGCAATCAAGATGGATATCACTATTGAAGAGGATATCCTGGATGTGGTCTCTCAAATTAAAAAAGAACACCATGGAGTAGACATTCTTGTAAACAATGCAGGTTATGCAATCTATGGATCCGTAGAGGAAACCTCTATTGAAGATGCACGCCGTCAGTTTGAAGTAAACATATTTGGGTTAGCTCGTCTCACCCAGCTTGTTCTTCCATACATGAGAGAACAAAAAGCCGGGAAAATTATTAATGTCTCTTCGGTTGGAGGAAAAATCTATACCCCTCTTGGAGCCTGGTACCATGGTACAAAACATGCATTGGAAGGTTGGTCTGATTCACTTCGCCTTGAAGTTTCGCAGTTTGGGATTGACGTTGTGATTATCCAGCCTGGATTCATTGTAACCGAATTCGGAGATGTAATGAGCCAACCAATGATAGAGCGCTCCGGATCAGGGCCTTATAAAAGCATGGTTCAGTCGCTTGTAAATGCATTGAAAGATGGGAATGAAAAACCAGGTGCTGGCTCTCCTCCAAGCGTTATTGCAGACGTTATCTCCAAAGCCGTAAAATCAAATCGGCCTAAAACTAGATATGCAGCAGGTAGCAGAGCAAAACCCTTGTTATTTATAAGAAGATGGTTTAGCGATCGATTCTTTGACAGAGCGATATTAAGCCAGATTAAATAA
- a CDS encoding LytTR family transcriptional regulator — protein MSLSFSKERLLNQFLKSLFNERYRYFNKQHRQNEYNSLYVLYSSMSTLPHSYQKHILFWILAWLGQSLLFSGGTGVGFYLVKNIPIVFLQVLLVYVNGNLLFPKLLLDQKFLLYTFASFVFIYSAFLLSYPLIGISFYIFFPEISFAGDGSGFFFFPTNYWSILSNSAPYSLAFLLSSVYFLLHFITRRDSTSSEDQSIESSGEEDFTVVLKEGKTIHRVDLREVYYIKGMKEYVQWHTSGRKLITLHSLAKLDEQLKEKGFLRIHKSFIVNSTLINSITSESLVVNGKEIPIGRSYRKKVLSSFQALPFL, from the coding sequence TTGAGCTTAAGTTTTTCCAAAGAACGGTTGCTCAATCAGTTTTTAAAATCTCTTTTCAACGAACGGTATAGATATTTCAACAAACAGCATCGCCAAAATGAGTACAATAGTTTGTATGTATTATATTCTTCTATGAGTACCCTCCCCCACTCCTATCAAAAGCATATTCTATTCTGGATTTTAGCCTGGCTTGGGCAATCCTTGTTATTCAGTGGCGGAACAGGTGTTGGATTTTATCTGGTTAAAAATATTCCCATCGTATTTCTTCAAGTTTTGCTGGTATATGTTAATGGAAACCTTCTCTTCCCAAAATTGCTATTAGATCAAAAATTCTTGCTCTATACTTTTGCATCATTCGTATTTATTTATTCCGCTTTTTTACTCTCATACCCTCTGATAGGAATTTCATTCTATATATTCTTCCCTGAAATCTCGTTTGCTGGAGATGGTTCCGGCTTCTTCTTTTTTCCTACCAATTACTGGTCTATACTCTCTAATTCTGCGCCTTACTCCCTGGCTTTCTTGCTCAGTTCAGTGTATTTCCTTCTACACTTTATAACTCGTAGGGATAGTACATCTTCTGAAGATCAGAGCATCGAATCGTCGGGAGAAGAAGATTTCACAGTTGTTTTAAAGGAGGGGAAAACTATTCATCGTGTAGACTTACGGGAGGTCTACTATATCAAAGGAATGAAAGAATATGTTCAATGGCATACCTCTGGTAGAAAACTGATTACCCTACATTCCTTAGCAAAACTTGATGAGCAGTTAAAAGAAAAAGGATTTCTTAGAATACATAAGTCATTCATTGTGAATTCGACTCTAATTAATTCAATCACCAGTGAATCTTTGGTTGTCAATGGGAAAGAAATACCTATTGGCAGGAGCTATCGAAAAAAAGTACTCTCTTCTTTTCAGGCTTTGCCCTTTCTATAA
- a CDS encoding gluconate 2-dehydrogenase subunit 3 family protein yields the protein MKRRDALKTLMLATSGALVMPSWAIGWTRDSLPNISAVFTETELALLSSIVDTILPSNGTLGGLSLGVDTFLAGLISECYETEVHEIVKARLRALDEEAVKDFDINFKDCSAPNREKLLLSFSESSDEMDQTFFNFIKEETIRGFETSEVVMVEYHEYEIMPGHFFGCIDVEEK from the coding sequence ATGAAACGTCGCGACGCACTTAAAACTCTCATGCTGGCCACTAGTGGAGCGCTAGTTATGCCATCATGGGCAATCGGATGGACCAGGGATTCACTCCCTAACATTTCAGCTGTTTTCACAGAAACAGAACTGGCTTTACTCTCTTCAATCGTAGATACCATATTGCCAAGTAACGGAACCCTGGGAGGTCTCTCACTGGGGGTAGATACTTTTTTGGCTGGATTGATAAGTGAGTGCTATGAAACAGAAGTCCATGAAATAGTCAAGGCTCGGCTCAGAGCATTGGATGAAGAAGCTGTAAAAGACTTTGATATTAATTTTAAAGACTGCTCCGCTCCCAATCGGGAAAAGCTACTTCTGTCTTTCTCAGAAAGTAGCGACGAAATGGATCAGACATTCTTCAATTTTATAAAAGAAGAAACGATACGAGGATTTGAGACTTCAGAGGTTGTTATGGTTGAGTACCATGAATATGAAATTATGCCTGGCCATTTCTTTGGCTGTATAGATGTGGAGGAAAAGTAA
- a CDS encoding GMC family oxidoreductase: protein MANVAIKSKKERTYDAIVIGSGASGGWAAKELCDAGLETLVLERGRNVRHIQDYPTASKGPWEFKFRGTVPLEQRSGLVKDGWMNAERIHWTIAEDEQPVVYEKPFRWFRGYHVGGKSLLWARQTQRWSDYDFEGPARDGFAVDWPIRYKDLAPWYSHVEKFAGISGVKDGLDVLPDGEFLPPFELTCVEKYFKESIKKHYGDSRHLIYARCAHITDPQPIHLEQGRTKCQSQTMCNRGCVLGGYFSSNSSTIPWAMKTGKLTMRPDAVVHSVIYDEEKGKATGVRIIDRHSKEMIEFYADIIFVNASTLNSTSILLNSRSNRFPNGLGNDHDIMGKYITWHNYRGHASALAPGFEDKMVSGRRPTNAYIPRFRNVEKQETDFLRGYAVGVSAVRGTYTEKDGLGIDLTSSLLEPKNGQWGLGTWMMGECVPVEDNHIRLHESLTDKYGIPQIILSCEWKDNDIKQADDYVEQMTEMFEKAGFTNINARNRDTLPGADIHEMGGVRMGHDPKTSLLNKWNQLHECKNVFVTDGACMTSGGTQNPTLHFMALTARAANYAVDEMKKGNL from the coding sequence ATGGCTAATGTCGCAATCAAATCAAAGAAGGAACGAACCTATGATGCTATTGTAATAGGCTCGGGTGCTAGCGGAGGTTGGGCTGCCAAAGAGTTATGTGATGCCGGCCTGGAGACCTTAGTCCTCGAAAGAGGAAGAAACGTTCGCCATATTCAGGACTACCCTACAGCTTCTAAAGGCCCCTGGGAGTTTAAATTCAGAGGAACCGTTCCTCTTGAGCAGCGATCAGGTCTGGTAAAAGATGGCTGGATGAATGCTGAGCGCATTCACTGGACAATCGCTGAAGATGAACAGCCAGTAGTGTATGAAAAACCATTTCGCTGGTTCAGAGGCTATCATGTTGGGGGAAAATCTTTACTGTGGGCCCGCCAAACCCAACGATGGAGCGATTATGATTTCGAAGGTCCAGCCCGGGATGGCTTCGCTGTCGACTGGCCCATCCGATATAAAGATTTAGCTCCATGGTATAGTCACGTTGAGAAATTTGCTGGTATTTCAGGAGTAAAAGATGGCCTGGATGTACTTCCCGATGGAGAATTCCTCCCTCCTTTTGAACTTACTTGTGTAGAAAAGTACTTCAAAGAAAGCATTAAAAAGCACTATGGAGACTCCAGGCATTTAATCTATGCCCGTTGTGCCCATATCACTGATCCACAGCCCATACATCTTGAGCAAGGACGAACAAAATGCCAGAGCCAAACCATGTGTAACCGAGGATGTGTACTGGGTGGCTATTTCAGTTCTAATTCGTCCACCATACCCTGGGCAATGAAAACAGGAAAACTGACTATGCGCCCTGATGCAGTAGTTCATTCTGTTATTTATGATGAGGAAAAAGGAAAGGCAACGGGAGTTCGAATTATCGACCGCCATTCCAAGGAAATGATCGAATTCTATGCGGACATCATTTTTGTAAATGCTTCTACCCTTAATAGTACTTCTATTCTTCTGAATTCAAGATCAAACCGTTTTCCAAATGGATTGGGTAACGATCATGATATTATGGGCAAATACATTACCTGGCATAATTATCGAGGACATGCTTCGGCTTTAGCTCCCGGCTTCGAAGATAAAATGGTTTCCGGAAGGCGACCTACTAATGCCTATATCCCACGATTCCGAAATGTAGAGAAGCAAGAAACTGATTTTCTCAGGGGCTATGCAGTCGGGGTAAGTGCAGTAAGAGGTACTTATACCGAGAAAGATGGATTGGGAATAGATCTCACTAGCAGCCTATTAGAACCTAAAAACGGACAATGGGGACTTGGTACCTGGATGATGGGTGAATGCGTGCCTGTAGAGGATAATCACATTCGGCTCCATGAAAGCCTTACCGATAAGTATGGGATCCCTCAAATTATTCTCTCTTGTGAATGGAAGGATAATGATATCAAGCAGGCTGATGATTATGTGGAACAGATGACAGAGATGTTCGAGAAAGCTGGCTTCACAAATATAAATGCCCGAAACAGAGATACCCTGCCTGGAGCAGATATCCATGAAATGGGCGGTGTAAGGATGGGACATGATCCCAAAACTTCGTTATTGAATAAGTGGAATCAACTTCATGAATGCAAAAATGTATTTGTGACCGATGGAGCCTGTATGACATCCGGAGGAACTCAAAACCCTACCCTTCACTTTATGGCACTAACAGCTCGAGCAGCTAATTATGCTGTAGATGAGATGAAAAAAGGGAACCTCTAG